Proteins from one Nitrobacteraceae bacterium AZCC 2146 genomic window:
- a CDS encoding 3-oxoacyl-[acyl-carrier-protein] synthase II (product_source=KO:K09458; cath_funfam=3.40.47.10; cog=COG0304; ko=KO:K09458; pfam=PF00109,PF02801; superfamily=53901; tigrfam=TIGR03150), whose translation MRRIVVTGMGAVSPLGCGVETNWSRLLAGQSGIRLLPDAMTADIAAKVGGQVPDISDDSEGGFDPDKAAPRKDQRKMDRFILFALMAADEAIAQSGWKPEDTHARQRTATVIASGIGGFPAIADAVRTTDTKGIRRLSPFTVPSFLVNLAAGHVSIRYGFEGAIGAPVTACAAGVQAIGDAARLIRSGEADVAIAGGAEACIDRVSLGGFAAARALSTSFIENPERASRPFDRDRDGFVMGEGAGVVVIEELEHALARGAKPIAELIGYGTTSDAFHMTAGREDGDGAKRAMEIALAQAGISARDVQHLNAHATSTPVGDHGELEAIKTIFGTKGGVAISSTKSATGHLLGAAGGLEAIFSILALRDQIAPATLNLDNPDPSAEGLDLIRGKALAMKIDHVLSNGFGFGGVNASVVLRKM comes from the coding sequence ATGCGCCGTATCGTCGTGACGGGAATGGGAGCGGTGTCGCCGCTCGGCTGCGGCGTCGAGACCAACTGGTCGCGCCTGTTGGCGGGACAATCCGGCATTCGCCTGCTGCCGGACGCCATGACCGCGGATATTGCCGCCAAGGTCGGCGGCCAGGTGCCTGATATATCAGACGATTCCGAGGGCGGCTTCGATCCCGACAAGGCCGCGCCGCGCAAGGACCAGCGCAAGATGGATCGCTTCATCCTGTTCGCGCTGATGGCGGCGGATGAAGCCATCGCGCAGTCTGGCTGGAAGCCCGAGGACACGCATGCCCGGCAACGCACCGCGACCGTGATCGCATCCGGCATCGGCGGCTTTCCGGCGATCGCGGATGCCGTGCGCACCACCGATACCAAGGGCATTCGCCGGCTGTCGCCGTTCACGGTGCCGTCGTTTCTGGTCAATCTCGCCGCCGGACACGTTTCCATCCGTTACGGCTTTGAAGGCGCGATTGGCGCACCGGTCACCGCCTGCGCTGCCGGCGTACAGGCGATCGGCGATGCCGCGCGGCTCATTCGCTCCGGCGAAGCCGATGTCGCCATCGCCGGCGGTGCGGAAGCCTGCATCGACCGCGTCAGCCTCGGCGGTTTTGCTGCGGCCCGCGCGCTGTCCACGAGCTTCATAGAAAACCCGGAGCGCGCCTCGCGGCCGTTCGATCGCGACCGCGATGGTTTTGTGATGGGCGAAGGCGCCGGCGTCGTGGTGATCGAGGAACTCGAGCATGCACTGGCGCGCGGTGCCAAGCCGATTGCCGAATTGATCGGCTACGGCACGACGTCCGATGCGTTCCACATGACCGCCGGACGCGAGGACGGCGACGGCGCCAAGCGCGCGATGGAAATTGCGCTGGCGCAGGCCGGCATTTCCGCTCGGGACGTCCAGCATCTCAACGCCCACGCCACGTCAACGCCGGTCGGCGATCACGGCGAACTGGAGGCGATCAAGACCATTTTTGGTACCAAGGGCGGTGTCGCCATTAGCTCAACCAAATCCGCCACCGGCCATCTGCTCGGCGCTGCCGGCGGGCTGGAAGCGATTTTTTCGATCCTCGCGCTGCGCGACCAGATCGCGCCGGCGACGCTCAATCTCGACAACCCCGATCCTTCCGCCGAAGGACTCGACCTGATCCGCGGCAAGGCGCTGGCGATGAAGATCGACCACGTGCTGTCAAACGGCTTTGGCTTCGGCGGCGTCAATGCCAGTGTGGTGTTGCGGAAGATGTGA